The following proteins come from a genomic window of Streptomyces sp. GS7:
- a CDS encoding Clp protease N-terminal domain-containing protein: MQNRTAYSGGEGSAQEDLGTQLTVELASVVSAARRRATRDGDRQVDTAHLLHGLLEWDPAVREAFDGGPQVARLLGYLVQRSIGYGLQWHGTVEDSGSVPVVAEGGVPGWSPAAAAAMDGALDRAHARYATRAGCLDLLAALVDDPESRAVEVLRRASVDTARLAARLDGEQRPVRD, encoded by the coding sequence GTGCAAAACCGTACTGCGTACAGCGGCGGCGAAGGATCCGCCCAGGAAGACCTCGGCACCCAGCTCACCGTGGAGCTCGCGTCGGTGGTTTCCGCCGCCCGCAGGCGGGCCACCAGGGACGGCGACCGGCAGGTCGACACCGCCCATCTGCTGCACGGCCTCCTGGAGTGGGACCCCGCGGTACGCGAAGCCTTCGACGGCGGCCCGCAGGTCGCCCGGCTGCTCGGCTACCTCGTCCAGCGCAGCATCGGCTACGGCCTCCAGTGGCACGGCACCGTGGAGGACTCCGGCTCCGTCCCCGTCGTCGCCGAGGGCGGTGTCCCCGGCTGGTCACCGGCCGCGGCCGCCGCGATGGACGGCGCCCTGGACCGCGCGCACGCCCGGTATGCCACCCGCGCCGGCTGCCTCGACCTCCTCGCCGCCCTGGTCGACGACCCGGAATCCCGGGCCGTCGAAGTGCTGCGCCGCGCCTCCGTCGACACAGCCCGGCTCGCCGCCCGCCTCGACGGGGAGCAGCGCCCCGTACGCGACTGA